In the Ensifer adhaerens genome, one interval contains:
- a CDS encoding glycoside hydrolase family 99-like domain-containing protein: MNPSELFDTEFYLRTYEDVATSGICPLIHYVTHGKVEGRFATPAEELFFKMRSGAFSRFFDERFYCAQSQGQVTSENAIDHYFKIGWKQGWNPSSDFDVNYYLQKYADVKAAGVEPLSHYVEYGEAELRFTNRQHELSALEQKKAIDGYFDRVFYINNSRKLSSKDDVVLHYVLLGWKEGNDPNRNFNTDAHLRKNPHLRGGQVNPFAHYLATCGNDEKAGLLSVLGDVTDVAPIASGRIESVGGRVVSGWISPREDTDLSAVVAVELQGRVVDRFKVPLSNSGTQQPSQQHFTWRAPSTLADGQRHELVFTSSGVRLQAAEAFRDGFIFRQDFQGAGHVDQITDTSVTGWACNLREPTASVDVTVEIDGVECGRIKADVLRIDLRNSGVGNGSHGFTFSIPERFRDGLRHQVRCLVDGKPLNLPAEYSRGVVFQVIASAVIQGAPPRTFEYLPPTRNGMPDFFTPRSSVNRAGHLIVFEIGSHPDWSDLEEQLSVCSLDSYDVLVICAHGSMSSGQVRADLSKCGNFYVAGYSSKLGECERILHVVNSNLLSEYDRVLVIFSGAQAKDVFAPRSSELFECAPHLAIVSDVTFIIDPGADGDTRTFLNTVLPRIGSSYTPGEIEVASGRRHSFDALLLKQIAALRLSPKDILGRHGKNDSQWRDRFLVLVSFIANEGEFEVLGIQYQRNAVSLASGSQNRTIKTIAFFLPQFHPIEENSRWWGAGFTEWNNVVRAGPQFRNHYQPRRPKDLGYYDLRLPETQKFQAKLARDNGVHGFCYYYYWFDGKKLLNKPIEQMLGDREIDLPFCVCWANENWSRNWDGQEKFVLLKQSYSEESNLALINEFISMMRDSRYIRHQGKPVVVVYRIRVIPNWLDVAKLWREECRRQGIGEIHLCAVRFGLEPLEGPPEDFGLDAYVMFPPHETARHDVRSEMKDLKSDFNGEILSYDAVVDGDLARFEEGYEWPVHRGAMMGWDNTARRMQDARIFHGCTPMKFRRWLKNIVKQENAQREEKESLLFINAWNEWAEGTVLEPDQRFGDSYLRVVRSVLGEYAPRWTNDPIIAIPQTGTSKVVSAFRPTTKLKDGSRPKLIDGFVMNTGRPNVLLCAHVSGHHLFGGERSFLDVAKALSACGYNVVVTLPSGNNREYISELKKFSAKIYVLSYQQWYGKRDLDQHVLLNFSEIIIQNNIDIVYANTIVLLEPLEAAKRLNRIRVTHVRELISLDAPLQERLGLTAEEIIRFVFERSDYIVANSEATSHLFSRHGRTFLVPNAVNAADFLQDNPVDGKIKFGIISSNIPKKGIADFIEVAKRCRDLEHQAEFVVIGPDNQYIEALKMDPDLPENVRFAGYFATPSMAMAEVNVVLSLSNFAESFGRTVAEAMAAGRPVIAYEWGAIGELVKHDVTGKLVPYRDIEAASDAVRDLCRAPHLIEEMGTAGYHRVVSEFSLTRLTGELDTAMSVIATGARKENIAPQFGVSGNVSARRVTIVIPIYNAYLELKQCLESVAKYTDPDSCDIIALDDCSSDNKVTELLHEYANSSGVRVIRNEINLGYTKSVNKGISLCSPNDVILLNSDAIVTPNWVAGLRAAVYRSEKVGTVTAMSDNAGAFSFPEMGKRNRLPEFWDAEELAMNVVQNAAHCVPVEVPTGSGFCMYIRRQLLDEIGNFDEVAFPRGYGEENDFCMRAIGAGWRNCITPWAYVYHERSASFKEEKTKLVQAGVDAVTKRYPQYAEEVRRAFHGEEIARLRKTVAATFQGRGA, from the coding sequence TTGAATCCGTCTGAACTGTTCGATACTGAGTTTTATTTAAGGACTTACGAAGATGTCGCAACCAGCGGAATATGCCCGCTGATCCATTATGTCACGCACGGTAAGGTAGAAGGGCGGTTTGCAACTCCGGCCGAAGAATTGTTCTTCAAGATGCGATCCGGTGCGTTCAGTCGATTCTTCGACGAGAGATTCTACTGCGCGCAAAGTCAAGGCCAAGTGACGAGTGAGAATGCAATAGATCATTACTTCAAAATTGGGTGGAAGCAAGGATGGAATCCTTCAAGCGATTTTGACGTAAACTACTATCTACAAAAATATGCGGACGTAAAAGCGGCGGGCGTCGAGCCGTTGTCGCACTACGTCGAGTATGGCGAAGCCGAGCTTCGGTTTACAAATCGTCAGCACGAGCTATCTGCGCTGGAGCAGAAAAAGGCGATAGATGGCTACTTCGACCGGGTCTTCTATATCAATAATAGCCGAAAGCTTAGCAGCAAAGATGACGTAGTTCTTCACTACGTTCTTCTCGGCTGGAAAGAAGGTAACGATCCAAACAGGAATTTTAATACAGACGCACACCTTCGAAAGAACCCGCATCTGCGAGGCGGACAAGTTAACCCATTTGCGCACTACCTCGCCACTTGCGGGAATGACGAGAAGGCTGGCCTACTTAGCGTTCTGGGCGACGTTACTGATGTGGCGCCAATTGCGTCCGGCCGCATAGAAAGTGTGGGTGGCCGAGTAGTATCGGGATGGATTAGCCCTAGAGAGGACACGGATCTAAGTGCTGTCGTGGCAGTTGAGCTTCAAGGCCGTGTCGTCGATAGGTTTAAAGTTCCGTTGAGCAACTCCGGTACACAGCAGCCGAGCCAGCAGCACTTTACCTGGCGCGCTCCTTCAACTTTGGCGGACGGACAACGGCACGAATTGGTGTTCACGAGTTCGGGTGTCCGGCTGCAGGCGGCAGAGGCGTTTCGTGACGGTTTCATCTTTCGTCAAGACTTTCAGGGGGCGGGCCATGTTGACCAGATAACCGATACGTCCGTTACCGGATGGGCCTGCAATCTCAGGGAACCTACGGCCTCGGTTGATGTTACCGTGGAGATTGACGGCGTAGAGTGTGGAAGAATCAAAGCGGACGTCCTGCGCATTGACCTTAGAAATTCGGGTGTAGGGAACGGAAGCCACGGCTTCACTTTCAGCATTCCTGAGCGTTTCAGGGATGGTTTGAGGCACCAAGTGAGATGCTTAGTCGATGGAAAACCGCTCAACCTGCCTGCGGAATACTCGAGGGGAGTTGTGTTCCAGGTGATAGCATCAGCTGTAATTCAGGGCGCCCCACCCAGGACGTTTGAATACTTGCCTCCGACCCGTAATGGGATGCCAGACTTTTTCACGCCGCGATCTAGCGTTAACCGTGCCGGGCATCTGATTGTTTTCGAAATCGGGAGCCATCCGGACTGGAGCGATCTTGAAGAGCAGCTCTCTGTATGCTCGCTCGACTCTTACGACGTGCTCGTGATCTGCGCACATGGCAGTATGTCTTCTGGTCAGGTGAGAGCTGACCTGTCAAAATGCGGGAACTTTTACGTCGCTGGATACTCGTCTAAACTCGGCGAGTGTGAGCGAATTCTCCATGTGGTAAATTCGAATCTACTCTCTGAGTACGATCGTGTGCTCGTGATATTCTCCGGGGCGCAAGCCAAAGATGTTTTCGCTCCCCGAAGTTCAGAGCTGTTCGAGTGCGCGCCACACTTGGCAATCGTTTCGGACGTCACTTTCATCATAGATCCAGGCGCAGACGGAGATACAAGGACGTTTCTAAACACTGTTCTTCCTCGAATCGGGTCTTCGTACACGCCAGGTGAGATCGAAGTTGCTAGCGGGCGAAGGCACTCTTTCGATGCCCTGTTGTTGAAACAGATTGCGGCTTTACGACTATCGCCAAAAGACATTTTGGGAAGACATGGAAAAAATGACAGCCAATGGCGTGATAGATTTTTGGTCCTTGTCAGCTTTATAGCGAACGAGGGCGAGTTTGAAGTTTTAGGTATCCAGTACCAACGGAACGCGGTATCCCTCGCGTCAGGTTCTCAGAACCGAACAATCAAAACGATCGCATTCTTCCTGCCCCAATTTCATCCTATTGAAGAAAATAGTAGATGGTGGGGGGCCGGCTTCACAGAATGGAACAATGTTGTTCGTGCGGGACCGCAGTTTCGAAATCACTATCAGCCACGCCGCCCCAAAGATTTGGGCTATTACGATCTCCGTCTACCGGAGACGCAGAAATTTCAGGCGAAGTTGGCGCGCGATAATGGCGTACATGGTTTCTGCTACTACTACTACTGGTTCGACGGGAAGAAGCTTCTAAACAAGCCCATCGAGCAGATGTTAGGCGATCGCGAGATCGATCTTCCGTTTTGTGTATGCTGGGCAAACGAGAACTGGTCGCGTAATTGGGACGGCCAGGAGAAGTTCGTCCTTCTGAAGCAGAGCTACAGCGAAGAATCAAATCTGGCTCTTATCAACGAATTCATCTCTATGATGCGTGACAGCCGGTACATTCGACATCAGGGCAAGCCGGTCGTGGTTGTGTATCGAATTCGAGTTATCCCCAACTGGTTGGATGTCGCTAAATTGTGGCGTGAGGAGTGCAGGCGGCAAGGTATCGGCGAGATACACTTGTGCGCCGTCAGGTTTGGATTGGAGCCCCTTGAGGGTCCTCCTGAAGATTTTGGCCTGGATGCATACGTAATGTTTCCGCCGCATGAAACCGCACGCCATGATGTCCGATCTGAAATGAAAGATCTCAAATCGGATTTTAATGGCGAAATACTTAGTTACGACGCGGTAGTTGACGGTGATCTAGCACGTTTTGAGGAAGGTTACGAGTGGCCTGTGCACCGTGGTGCAATGATGGGGTGGGATAATACCGCTCGCCGCATGCAGGACGCGCGAATCTTCCACGGCTGTACGCCGATGAAATTCAGAAGGTGGCTTAAAAATATCGTGAAGCAGGAAAATGCGCAGCGTGAGGAAAAAGAGTCACTGCTATTTATTAATGCCTGGAATGAGTGGGCTGAAGGGACAGTGCTCGAGCCGGATCAGCGCTTCGGTGACAGTTACCTCCGTGTTGTCAGGTCCGTGCTAGGAGAATATGCGCCCCGGTGGACAAACGATCCTATTATAGCGATACCACAAACCGGTACTAGCAAGGTCGTATCAGCGTTTAGGCCGACAACAAAACTGAAGGATGGTAGTAGGCCAAAGCTGATCGATGGTTTCGTGATGAATACGGGTCGACCCAACGTACTTCTTTGTGCGCATGTTTCTGGACATCATTTATTTGGTGGGGAAAGAAGTTTCTTAGACGTCGCCAAAGCGCTTTCTGCATGTGGCTACAATGTAGTGGTTACGCTTCCCAGTGGGAACAATCGAGAATACATTTCTGAGCTGAAGAAGTTTTCAGCTAAGATTTATGTGCTGTCCTACCAACAATGGTACGGAAAACGAGACCTCGATCAACACGTTCTCCTGAATTTTTCTGAAATCATTATTCAAAATAACATTGATATAGTTTATGCAAACACGATTGTGTTGCTTGAGCCGCTTGAGGCGGCCAAGCGCCTCAATAGAATTAGAGTAACACACGTCCGCGAGTTGATCTCCTTGGATGCTCCGCTCCAAGAAAGGCTCGGTCTCACGGCTGAGGAAATTATAAGGTTTGTTTTCGAACGATCCGACTACATAGTCGCGAATTCGGAAGCCACTAGCCATCTTTTTTCCCGGCACGGGCGGACGTTCTTAGTGCCAAATGCCGTGAATGCGGCCGATTTTCTTCAAGACAATCCGGTTGATGGGAAGATTAAGTTCGGGATAATCAGCAGTAACATTCCGAAAAAAGGCATAGCAGATTTCATCGAAGTAGCGAAGCGATGCCGCGATTTGGAACACCAAGCGGAATTCGTCGTTATTGGACCCGACAACCAGTACATCGAAGCGCTTAAGATGGATCCGGATCTGCCCGAGAACGTGAGGTTTGCGGGCTACTTTGCGACTCCTTCAATGGCTATGGCGGAGGTGAACGTAGTTCTCAGTCTATCGAATTTTGCAGAGTCGTTCGGCCGCACGGTTGCGGAAGCTATGGCTGCGGGTAGACCGGTGATCGCATACGAGTGGGGAGCAATTGGTGAACTGGTCAAGCACGATGTCACCGGAAAATTAGTTCCGTATCGTGACATCGAAGCTGCCTCAGATGCGGTCCGCGATCTATGCCGAGCACCGCATCTTATAGAAGAAATGGGCACCGCGGGCTACCATCGCGTTGTAAGCGAGTTTTCGTTGACTCGTTTAACGGGGGAATTGGATACGGCTATGTCCGTGATCGCCACCGGCGCGAGGAAGGAAAACATCGCGCCGCAGTTCGGGGTATCGGGTAACGTTTCTGCGCGTCGCGTGACAATTGTTATCCCGATCTATAATGCATATCTTGAACTAAAGCAGTGCTTAGAATCGGTGGCAAAGTACACAGACCCGGATTCGTGTGATATTATTGCCTTGGATGACTGCAGTAGTGATAACAAAGTGACGGAATTACTTCACGAATACGCCAATTCGTCGGGCGTACGAGTGATTCGTAACGAGATCAATCTCGGCTACACTAAGAGTGTGAACAAGGGCATCTCCCTCTGTAGTCCTAATGATGTGATTTTGCTGAACAGCGATGCGATCGTGACCCCAAACTGGGTAGCTGGCCTGCGTGCGGCAGTTTATCGAAGCGAAAAGGTAGGTACGGTTACTGCGATGAGCGACAACGCGGGTGCCTTCTCATTTCCTGAAATGGGGAAACGAAATCGCCTTCCTGAGTTTTGGGATGCTGAGGAGCTGGCGATGAATGTCGTTCAAAATGCTGCGCATTGCGTACCGGTCGAGGTTCCGACTGGATCCGGGTTCTGCATGTATATTCGTAGGCAGTTGTTGGACGAAATCGGGAACTTCGACGAGGTGGCGTTTCCGCGTGGGTACGGAGAAGAAAACGACTTTTGCATGCGAGCAATCGGTGCTGGTTGGCGGAATTGCATTACGCCGTGGGCGTACGTCTATCACGAGCGAAGTGCTAGTTTCAAAGAAGAGAAAACGAAGCTTGTGCAAGCTGGTGTCGATGCCGTTACCAAACGTTATCCGCAATACGCTGAGGAAGTTCGGCGGGCTTTTCACGGCGAGGAGATTGCTCGGCTGCGAAAAACGGTCGCGGCTACATTTCAAGGGCGTGGTGCCTAG
- the rkpK gene encoding UDP-glucose 6-dehydrogenase, with translation MKITMIGAGYVGLVSGVCFADFGHDVVCLDKDESKIDALMQGRIPIFEPGLDQLVASNVASGRLSFTTDLVSAVADSDVIFIAVGTPSRRGDGHADLSYVHAAAREIAVNLQGFTVIVTKSTVPVGTGDEVERIIRETNPEADFAVVSNPEFLREGAAIEDFKRPDRIVIGVADDDVRARDVMTEVYRPLYLNQSPLVFTSRRTSELIKYAGNAFLAMKITFINEMADLCEKVGANVQDVARGIGLDGRIGSKFLHAGPGYGGSCFPKDTLALVKTAQDHDAPVRLVETTVAINDNRKRAMGRKVIAAAGGDVRGHKIAVLGLTFKPNTDDIRDSPAIAIVQTLQDAGAHIVGYDPEGMDNARKIIDGIDYASDPYEAANEADALVIVTEWNEFRALDFRRLKSAMKTPVLVDLRNIYRQDEVAKHGFAYSSIGRPL, from the coding sequence ATGAAAATCACGATGATCGGCGCCGGCTATGTAGGCCTCGTTTCCGGTGTGTGTTTTGCGGATTTCGGTCACGACGTTGTCTGTCTCGACAAGGATGAGAGCAAGATCGACGCCTTGATGCAGGGGCGTATTCCGATCTTCGAACCCGGCCTCGATCAATTGGTGGCCAGCAACGTCGCCTCGGGCCGTCTGTCGTTCACCACCGATCTCGTTTCCGCCGTCGCCGACAGCGACGTCATCTTCATTGCGGTCGGCACCCCTTCCCGCCGTGGCGATGGCCACGCGGACCTCTCCTACGTGCATGCGGCGGCGCGCGAGATCGCCGTAAACCTCCAGGGCTTCACCGTCATCGTCACCAAATCCACCGTTCCGGTCGGCACGGGCGACGAGGTCGAGCGCATCATCCGCGAAACCAATCCGGAGGCCGACTTTGCTGTCGTCTCCAATCCGGAGTTCCTGCGCGAAGGCGCGGCGATCGAGGACTTCAAGCGGCCTGACCGCATCGTCATCGGTGTTGCCGATGATGACGTGCGGGCCCGCGACGTCATGACCGAGGTTTACCGGCCGCTCTACCTCAACCAGTCGCCGCTCGTCTTCACGTCACGACGCACCTCCGAGCTGATCAAGTACGCCGGCAACGCCTTCCTGGCGATGAAGATCACCTTCATCAACGAGATGGCGGATCTTTGCGAAAAGGTCGGCGCCAATGTGCAGGACGTCGCCCGCGGCATCGGTCTCGACGGCCGCATCGGCTCGAAGTTCCTGCATGCCGGACCGGGATACGGCGGCTCGTGCTTCCCGAAGGATACGCTGGCCCTGGTCAAGACCGCGCAGGACCATGATGCGCCCGTCCGTCTCGTCGAGACCACGGTTGCGATCAACGACAACCGCAAGCGGGCGATGGGCCGCAAGGTGATTGCGGCGGCCGGCGGCGACGTGCGCGGCCACAAGATCGCGGTCCTCGGCCTCACCTTCAAGCCGAACACCGACGACATTCGCGACAGCCCGGCGATTGCCATCGTGCAGACGCTGCAGGATGCCGGCGCCCACATTGTCGGCTACGACCCGGAAGGCATGGACAACGCCCGGAAGATCATCGACGGCATCGACTATGCCAGCGACCCCTATGAAGCGGCCAACGAAGCCGATGCATTGGTGATCGTGACGGAATGGAACGAGTTCCGCGCGCTCGACTTCCGCCGCCTGAAGTCGGCGATGAAGACGCCTGTGCTCGTCGACCTCCGAAACATCTACCGCCAGGACGAGGTTGCCAAGCACGGCTTTGCCTATTCCAGCATCGGCCGGCCCCTCTGA
- the rfbA gene encoding glucose-1-phosphate thymidylyltransferase RfbA, with translation MKGIILAGGSGTRLHPATLAINKQLIPVYDKPMIYYPLSVLMQADIRDILIISSPEHLESYKRLFGDGASLGLRMSYAIQAKPEGLAQAFTIGEEFIGADNVALVLGDNIFFGAGLGDLLEKARHRKSGATVFAYEVDDPERYGVVELATDGHALSLEEKPEKPKSRFAVTGLYFYDNKVVELAKGLQPSSRGEYEITDLNRLYMEQGALFVEIMSRGYAWLDTGTHDSLLEASEFVRVIQHRQGTNIACIEEIAFANGYITRDELIEHGKSYAKTSYGKYLLKLAGT, from the coding sequence ATGAAGGGAATAATTCTCGCAGGTGGTTCCGGTACGCGCCTCCATCCCGCGACCCTGGCTATTAATAAGCAGCTAATCCCGGTTTACGACAAGCCGATGATTTACTATCCGTTGTCTGTGTTGATGCAGGCTGATATTCGGGATATATTGATAATTTCCTCACCTGAGCACTTGGAAAGCTACAAGCGGCTTTTTGGCGATGGCGCATCTTTGGGACTTCGAATGTCATATGCCATACAGGCCAAACCCGAAGGGCTCGCGCAGGCATTTACGATTGGTGAAGAATTCATAGGTGCCGATAACGTTGCCCTTGTGCTCGGGGACAATATCTTCTTTGGCGCCGGTCTAGGTGACCTGCTCGAAAAGGCGCGGCATCGCAAGAGTGGTGCGACGGTATTCGCTTATGAAGTCGACGATCCTGAACGCTACGGTGTTGTCGAGCTTGCAACGGATGGACACGCGCTGAGCCTGGAAGAAAAGCCCGAGAAACCAAAGTCGCGCTTCGCCGTAACTGGTCTCTATTTCTACGACAATAAAGTGGTCGAGTTGGCAAAGGGGTTACAGCCGTCTAGCCGCGGCGAGTATGAGATTACTGACCTCAATCGACTCTACATGGAGCAGGGGGCCCTTTTTGTCGAAATTATGTCGCGCGGATACGCGTGGCTTGATACTGGCACTCACGATAGTCTTTTGGAGGCGTCGGAGTTTGTGCGCGTAATCCAGCATCGCCAAGGCACAAACATAGCGTGCATCGAAGAAATTGCATTCGCCAACGGATACATCACTCGCGACGAACTAATCGAACACGGAAAATCGTACGCTAAAACATCGTATGGAAAATATCTTCTTAAGTTGGCTGGAACTTGA
- the rfbD gene encoding dTDP-4-dehydrorhamnose reductase: protein MSKRRILVTGGTGQVGTELLRCVWPDDVELIAPTRSELDLTECDTIGQYIASGDFSAVINSAAYTAVDRAESDVLAAWKVNALAPAAIAAATKGLDIPVIHVSTDYVFDGTKSGPYVEYDPVAPLGVYGASKEAGEQAVRTGNQRHIILRTAWVYSAHGANFVRTMLRLGRERTLISVVSDQTGSPTAASDIALALASIAHRLIEDEGAPVGTYNFVNSGQATWHEFACEIFRQRSKAGYVVPTVTAISTQQYPTPARRPTNSRLSTEKLSRDFGIEAREWPVALQQVLASISD, encoded by the coding sequence ATGAGTAAGCGACGGATACTGGTTACTGGCGGCACTGGGCAGGTGGGGACTGAACTGCTGCGGTGCGTTTGGCCCGACGATGTTGAATTGATCGCGCCGACCCGCAGCGAGTTGGATCTCACTGAGTGCGATACGATCGGTCAATATATTGCGTCAGGTGACTTTTCGGCCGTCATCAATTCCGCTGCTTATACGGCTGTCGACCGAGCCGAAAGCGATGTCTTGGCTGCTTGGAAAGTAAATGCATTGGCGCCCGCGGCGATAGCTGCTGCGACTAAGGGGCTGGATATTCCGGTCATACATGTGTCGACTGACTACGTTTTCGACGGGACAAAAAGTGGTCCTTACGTTGAGTATGATCCGGTCGCGCCGTTGGGAGTGTATGGTGCATCGAAGGAAGCCGGAGAACAGGCAGTTCGGACCGGAAACCAACGACATATAATTCTGCGTACCGCTTGGGTCTACAGCGCGCACGGTGCAAATTTTGTGAGGACGATGCTGCGCCTAGGGCGCGAACGGACATTGATAAGCGTTGTTAGCGACCAAACTGGTTCCCCAACTGCCGCGTCAGACATCGCGTTGGCTCTAGCTTCGATTGCGCATCGCTTGATCGAGGATGAAGGCGCACCCGTTGGCACATACAACTTTGTAAATTCTGGCCAGGCTACCTGGCATGAGTTTGCATGTGAAATATTCCGGCAGCGGAGTAAGGCGGGGTATGTAGTCCCGACCGTGACGGCAATCTCGACACAGCAGTATCCCACACCGGCCCGACGCCCCACGAATTCGCGTCTATCGACCGAAAAGCTTTCGCGGGATTTTGGTATCGAAGCGCGTGAATGGCCTGTTGCATTACAACAAGTCCTTGCTTCTATTTCTGACTGA
- the rfbB gene encoding dTDP-glucose 4,6-dehydratase, with the protein MRILVTGGAGFIGSALVRHLIESAEHDVLNFDKLTYAGTLTSLSSVASSPRYRFRQGDICDEQTVVAAIEDFQPDIITHLAAESHVDRSIDGPGAFIQTNVVGTYTMLAAALDYWRKLPTDRAQSFRFHHISTDEVFGSLGETGYFTETTPYDPRSPYSASKAGSDHLVSAWGHTFGLPVLITNCSNNYGPYHFPEKLIPLMIVKALAGEPLPVYGNGTNVRDWLYVEDHVRALQCVFEKGVPGQTYNVGGNSERRNIDVVKTVCEILDRLQPRDDRQSYAEQLTYVADRPGHDQRYAIDAAKIGNELGWKPFESFESGIEKTVAWYLANRDWWTEILDRSQAAKRRGLGT; encoded by the coding sequence ATGCGTATTCTCGTTACCGGCGGTGCCGGCTTCATTGGATCGGCCCTGGTCCGGCATCTTATCGAGAGCGCCGAACATGACGTGCTGAATTTCGACAAACTGACCTATGCCGGTACGCTGACATCCCTGTCTTCCGTTGCGTCGTCCCCGCGATATCGCTTCAGGCAAGGGGATATTTGCGACGAGCAAACGGTTGTGGCCGCCATCGAAGACTTCCAGCCGGACATCATTACGCATCTTGCTGCCGAATCTCACGTCGATCGGTCGATCGACGGCCCGGGTGCCTTCATCCAGACGAATGTGGTCGGCACGTACACCATGCTGGCGGCGGCTTTGGACTACTGGCGCAAGCTCCCGACGGATCGTGCGCAGAGTTTTCGCTTTCACCACATCTCGACGGATGAGGTTTTCGGTTCACTCGGCGAGACGGGTTACTTCACTGAAACTACACCCTATGATCCTCGCTCGCCCTATTCCGCTTCCAAGGCAGGCTCGGACCATCTCGTCTCCGCTTGGGGCCACACATTTGGTCTGCCCGTCCTGATCACCAACTGCTCGAACAACTACGGGCCTTATCATTTTCCGGAAAAGCTCATTCCGCTTATGATCGTCAAGGCACTCGCAGGCGAGCCGCTTCCCGTATACGGCAACGGTACCAATGTACGCGACTGGCTCTACGTTGAAGACCATGTGCGAGCCCTGCAATGTGTGTTCGAGAAGGGGGTTCCGGGTCAGACGTACAACGTGGGCGGCAACTCAGAGCGTCGCAACATCGATGTCGTGAAGACGGTATGTGAAATTCTGGATCGCTTACAGCCACGCGACGACAGGCAATCCTACGCCGAACAGCTGACATATGTTGCCGATCGCCCCGGCCACGATCAAAGATACGCTATCGACGCAGCCAAGATCGGCAACGAACTTGGTTGGAAGCCGTTTGAGAGCTTTGAAAGTGGAATTGAGAAGACCGTTGCCTGGTACTTGGCCAACCGTGACTGGTGGACGGAGATTCTCGATCGCAGCCAGGCCGCCAAACGACGAGGGCTGGGTACATGA
- the rfbC gene encoding dTDP-4-dehydrorhamnose 3,5-epimerase yields the protein MTSKVVLLRPKRFGDDRGWFSEVYNEKIFSGYGIDDRFIQDNHSLSVPVGTLRGLHFQTPPFEQAKLVRCIRGRIFDVAVDIRRASPTFGRWVGAELSAENGNQLYVPVGFAHGFVTLEPSTEVTYKVSNLYSPENDGGIFWNDPQIGIEWPLPQGVEPLLSPKDGRQPLLRDFDSPFSYDGVPLELVEV from the coding sequence ATGACTTCCAAGGTTGTGTTGCTTCGTCCGAAGCGTTTCGGTGACGATAGGGGGTGGTTCTCCGAAGTTTACAACGAGAAGATTTTCTCAGGTTACGGTATCGACGATCGCTTCATTCAGGATAACCATTCTCTTTCCGTTCCTGTTGGAACTCTGAGGGGGCTGCATTTTCAGACTCCTCCTTTCGAACAAGCTAAGCTCGTTCGATGCATCCGCGGTCGGATCTTCGATGTCGCTGTCGACATACGTCGAGCCTCCCCGACATTTGGACGTTGGGTCGGCGCCGAACTTTCAGCGGAGAACGGCAACCAACTATACGTCCCCGTCGGGTTCGCACACGGTTTCGTGACGCTCGAACCTTCGACAGAGGTCACATATAAGGTTTCTAATCTCTATTCTCCGGAGAATGATGGCGGCATTTTCTGGAACGATCCTCAGATCGGAATCGAGTGGCCCTTGCCGCAAGGCGTTGAGCCGCTCCTGAGCCCCAAGGATGGGCGCCAGCCGCTCCTGCGTGATTTCGACAGCCCCTTCTCCTACGACGGGGTGCCGCTCGAACTCGTCGAGGTTTAG